CCCTACGGCATGGTGCTGTGCGTCGGCCCCACGGGCTCGGGCAAGACCACCACGCTGCACTCGGCGCTCATGCACATCAACACGCCGGAACGAAAGATCTGGACCGCCGAAGACCCGATCGAGATCACGCAGGCCGGCCTGCGCCAGGTCCAGGTCAACCCGCGCATCGAGTGGACCTTTGCCAAGGCGCTGCGTGCCTTCGTGCGCGCCGACCCGGACGTGATCATGGTCGGCGAAATCCGCGACGAGGAAACCGCCAGGACCGCCATCGAGGCCTCGCTGACCGGCCACCTCGTGCTCTCGACGCTGCACACCAACAGCGCGCCCGAAACGGTGACACGGCTGCTGGACATGGGAATGGACCCGTTCAACTTCGCCGACTCCCTGCTGGCGGTGCTGGCGCAGCGCCTGGTGCGCCGCCTGTGCACCCACTGCATCGTCAGCCGCCCGATGCGCCCCGAGGAAGTCGAGGAACTGCTGGCCGACTACATGCACTCGTTTGCGGCGCACGACACGCCGGCCGAACGCGAGGCGGTACGCCATGGCTGGCACCGCCACTACGGACGGGACGGCCAGCTGCAGGCTTTTGCGAGCCCCGGATGCAAACACTGCGACAACACCGGTTTCAGCGGACGCGTCGGCATTCATGAGCTGATGGTGATTTCGAGAACGCTGCGGCGGCTGGTCCAGGGCGGAGCCCGCGCCGAAGAGCTTCAGGAGGCGGCGCTGCAGGAAGGCATGCGCACGCTGCGCCAGGACGGCATCGACAAGGTACTTGCGGGAAAGACCACCATCGAGGAGGTCCGCGCGACCAGCAACGTGTGAGTCATTGTCCCGCGGGGCAGGCCAAGCGGGTGGCGCAGCCGGTCAGGCCGCGTCCCATGCCACCGCCGGCAGCATGGCGACGCCGGGCTTGGCGAACAGGTAGCCCTGGAACAAGCCGACGCCCAGCGCCCGGAGCGCATGGACTTCTTCCGATGCCTGGACGCCTTCGGCCACCACCCTGATGCCGAGTTCGTCGCAGGTGCCGACAAAGCCCCTCACGATGCTGAGCCGGACCGGGTCGTTGTGGATGTTGCGCACCAGCCCCATGTCGATCTTGACCAAGTCGGGCTGAAAACCGGCCAGGAGCTCGAAACCCGCATACGCGGCCCCGAAGTCGTCGATGGCGGAGGTGAAGCCATAGGCCTTGTGGGCCCGAAAGACGGCGGCAAGCCCCGGCAGGTCGGCCACGCGTTCGCCTTCGGTAATCTCGAACATCAGCCGGTGCACGGGAAAGTTGCACCGCCGGGCCGCGGTCATTGCGGTATGAAAGCACTCGGTCTGCCCCGAGACGTCGTTGGGCATGACGTTGAGGCTGAGCTTCGATTCCATGCCCAGCGCCGAGGCCGTTTCGATGGCCTTCACCCGGCAAGCCTCGTGAAACGCGAACCGGTGCAGGGGATTCACGCGCGAAAGCACCTCGAACGCCCCTTCCCCCGCTGTGCCGCGCACCAGTGCCTCGTGGGCGAATATCTCCCGCCGCTCGAAGTCCACGATGGGCTGAAAAGCCATGACGAACCCCGCGTCGAGGCCTGAAAAGCTGGCGCTTGCCGAAGTTTCGGTGGTCACTGGTGTGGATCTCGCGGCAAGCCTGGGGTAATTATTTTGAACTACATGGCGACACAATAGTGCGTAAATGTAACCCCTTCTTCAACCGATACCCTTTTGATACAACTGGCGCGTGCGTTCGGCCGCCGCCAAGCTCTTGGCTTCATCGTAGCCATGCGCCTTGACCGAGAAAGCCTTGCTGACGCTGCCCTTGCCTGCGGTATAGGTAATTGCCAGCCAATAACCGGGGTGGTCGGACCGGGGCCGCTTGAAGTGCACGCCGCTCATCCCGCTGGAGTTCGACTTGCGGATGATCTCGGAACGCGACCGCTTGGGCGGGCCCGGATCGGCAGGTGCAGCGACGCTGGCTTTCCGGATCGCCTCTTCGGCGGGATGCAGCGCGGCGAGGCCGGTCATGCGATCCAGCTGCCTTGCGCGTTCCTCGATGGCAAGCTTGCGTGCCGCGTCGCCCCAGCTGTGGATCGGAAAGTTGGCGCGCAGTATTTCTTCCGCCGCGATGTAGGTCTTGGCAAGCCACGACAGCCCTTTGCCGTCGGGCGACGCCAGGCAGAAGACGCCCGGCACGCCCGTGGTGTTGCTGGCCCGGAGCTTCTCCGCCCGTTCGCGCCGCGTGACCGGGGGCACGCTCTTCACGACGGCATCGCGCCATTCCTGCGCGCGCCGCAGCGCATGCTCGGCGCCGCCGTAGCTCGCCTTGCCGAACTGCTGGAAATACCGGACCCCGCTTCTGACGATGGAAACCTCGAAGCCCCAGGAACGGGCGTAGATCCCATACATGGCGGCCGGATTGGGAACACCTTTTGGCATTGACGGATACCTGCCGCTCGGCAGTTCTGCTTGCTGACCGGCTCCCTGATCGGCACCGCCGTTTCGCCGGCCCCGCGCGCATGGCATGCGGGTGCTCTTGCGCGAACGGGAAGGCGCCGAGTCTATTTTTTGCAAAGGATTCTAGGCGCCGCCAGGTGGCCAGGCAGGGTCCGCGCGGCCATATTTGCAAGCGGCGGTACGCATCGTTCAGGCCACCATGGGAAGGTTGAGTTCGACCCAGGCGGGCGCATGATCGCTCGCGCCGGAGCGGCCGCGCACCTCGCGGTCCACGTTCGCATCGACGAGCAAAGGCGCGAGCTCCCGGTTCAGCAGCAGGTGGTCGATGCGCAGGCCCGCGTTGCGCGGCCAGCGGTTGCGCCAGTAGTCCCAGTAGGTGTAGATCGCCTCGCCCGGATGGCGGGTTCGAATTGCGTCGGTCCACCCCTGCGCCAGCAAGCGCGCGAAAGCGGCGCGGCTTTCGGGCTGCAGCAGCGCATCATTCCGCCACGACGCGGGGTTGTAGATGTCGGCGTCGGTCGGCACCACGTTGAAGTCGCCGGCCAAGACCACCGGCATGCCGCAGCCGTAGAGGCGGCGCGCATGGGCGTTGAGCCGTTCGAACCATTCGAGCTTGTA
The Variovorax paradoxus genome window above contains:
- a CDS encoding EAL domain-containing protein, producing MTTETSASASFSGLDAGFVMAFQPIVDFERREIFAHEALVRGTAGEGAFEVLSRVNPLHRFAFHEACRVKAIETASALGMESKLSLNVMPNDVSGQTECFHTAMTAARRCNFPVHRLMFEITEGERVADLPGLAAVFRAHKAYGFTSAIDDFGAAYAGFELLAGFQPDLVKIDMGLVRNIHNDPVRLSIVRGFVGTCDELGIRVVAEGVQASEEVHALRALGVGLFQGYLFAKPGVAMLPAVAWDAA
- a CDS encoding AP2 domain-containing protein — encoded protein: MPCARGRRNGGADQGAGQQAELPSGRYPSMPKGVPNPAAMYGIYARSWGFEVSIVRSGVRYFQQFGKASYGGAEHALRRAQEWRDAVVKSVPPVTRRERAEKLRASNTTGVPGVFCLASPDGKGLSWLAKTYIAAEEILRANFPIHSWGDAARKLAIEERARQLDRMTGLAALHPAEEAIRKASVAAPADPGPPKRSRSEIIRKSNSSGMSGVHFKRPRSDHPGYWLAITYTAGKGSVSKAFSVKAHGYDEAKSLAAAERTRQLYQKGIG
- a CDS encoding exodeoxyribonuclease III, which codes for MKIATFNVNGVNSRLPRLLEWLDESRPDVACLQELKSPDANFPAEAIRDAGYGVLFHGQRSWNGVAILARGREPIETGRGLDGNSEDEQSRYLEAVVNGVIVGCLYLPNGNPQPGPKFDYKLEWFERLNAHARRLYGCGMPVVLAGDFNVVPTDADIYNPASWRNDALLQPESRAAFARLLAQGWTDAIRTRHPGEAIYTYWDYWRNRWPRNAGLRIDHLLLNRELAPLLVDANVDREVRGRSGASDHAPAWVELNLPMVA